The following nucleotide sequence is from Paracrocinitomix mangrovi.
TCATCTACAGTATCTTGATCTATGTATTGATTTGAACTCATGTTCTAACAGCTACTCTTAATTTTGCACTTCTAGATCTTGGGTTTCTCTCTATCTCTTCTGCCGTCGGAATAATTGGCTTTTTTGTAATTGCTTTCAAAGGAACGTTTGCCACACCAAACACATCAGTTTCCACTTTTCCTTCAAAATTTCCGGCACGAATAAAATTTTTGACTAATCGATCTTCGATAGAGTGATAAGAAATCACCACCAGCTTACCTCCAGGTTTCAACACCTTCACAGACTGCTCTAACATCTCCATCAAAGCCCCCATCTCATCATTCACCTCTATTCTGATTGCTTGAAAAACCTGTGCTAAAAACTGATTCTTCTTTTTTGGAGGAACCAAATTTTCTAGCATTTTCACCAATTCACCGGTAGTTTCAACTTTATTTTTCTTTCTTTCTGAAACAATAGTTGTAACAACCCTCTTCACATTTTTCAGATCAGCATAAGCATTAAAAATTCGATACAATTCAGCCTCAGGATAATCATTTACCACTTTAGCAGCAGTTAAACGAGACTCCTGATTCATCCTCATATCAAGCGCTCCATTTTCTCTAATTGAAAAACCTCTTTCACCTACATCAAATTGATGAGAAGAAACTCCCAGATCAGCCAAAATTCCGTCTACACCCAATAAATCATAGAACTTGATAAAATTGTATAGGAATCGGAAATTGGCTTCCACAAAGATCAAACGGCTATCATCTACCACATTCTGAATCGCATCCTCGTCCTGATCAAAAGCAACCAAAACCCCTTCATTTCCTAAACTCTTCAATATTTCTTTGGAATGCCCTCCACCGCCGAACGTCACATCCACTACGACACTGTCACTTTTAATATCTAGCGACTCAATCGACTCATTAAACAGGACCGGAACATGATACTCACTATTCAACATCTTCATCTCCGATATCGCCCATCACTTCATCTGCCAAATCAGAGAAATCAGCCATATTTTCATCCATCATAGCCATATACTCTGCTCTGTCCCAAATTTCAATCCTGTCATTGTAGGCGGTTAGCATTACTTCTTTCTTCAATCCTATTCGCTCCATCAAAGCTGTAGGAATCAAAATCCTACCTGCATTATCCAAAGTCAATTGCTTGGCTCCTTGATGAAACAAACGGTAAAAACGACGGTTCTTTTCTTTGAAAAGATTCAGCTTAGCCAGACGAGCGGTCACCTTCTCCCATTCATTCATTGGATAAAGGGTTAAACAGTTCTCAAAACCCTTATTTACCATGAAATTCTCCTGTGCAGATGGCTCCAATTGCTTTCTCAGACCCGCAGGAAAAAGAAACCTTCCTTTCGCGTCCAATTTGCATTCATATTCTCCGACTAAACCTGCCATTTTATTCCTAATAGTTTGCTAAAATAGATATTAACCTCCCACAATTTACCACAATTATCCCGAATGTTAATAACTTCAAGCATGTTAATTTCTTTTAATAACACAAAAACTTTTATTAGTTACCGTATTTACTGGTATTTTTCAGATATAATACTTGGTGGTAAAAAGTGGGTATTCAAAAACTAATTGTTGAAAACTTGAGCGCAACATCCAGAAAACATTGGAAAAAGAAATGCTCAAAAAGTGATTCGCACTACACTTAAAAGCATAAAAAAATACCCGTGTAAAAAAGTGGGCGTTTAATGAAAAAAGTGGGAACTGAAACTTTAATTATTTCATCAGCTTACAATAATTAATCTACTTTTGTGTTTTCAGTAAAATGCCCAAAACATTTAACGATCATATTTCCAAAAAACACGATTGGCTTCTCATTTCAATTGGAGTAATTGTTTTCATATACATCATTCTCAGAGCCATCATTGTTCCTTTGCATTATGATGAATTATTGAATTACTTTTTATATGTAGAGACAGGTGATTTTCAACCTTTTCTTTCGGTTCCTGACGCTAACAATCACCTCATTAGCACAGGTTTGAACCACCTTACTTTTTTGATATTCGGCAAATCAATACACCTCATGAGGGCATCAAGCGTCCTTGCTTTTGTGTTGTACTTTATTTATTTGTACAAATTCAGCATTCACTTCAAGTCTAAGAATGTTCACAGAGCTTTTGTAATTACACTTGGAAGTGGAGCATTTATTATTTCATTTTTTTCAATTGCAAGAGGATATGCACTTTCACTAGCATGTATAATTCCAGCCATTTATTACTTGTTCAATCATATCAAAAGCCCAAGCTGGAAAACAGCAACTGGCATAAGCTTATTTAGCAGTTTAGCACTCTGGTCAAACCTATCATTTTTCTTTTTTGTCTTTATCTTGTTGGGTTGCAGTCTAGCAATTTCACTTTTAAAAATTGATAAAATCAGATTAAAAGGATTTCTTACCCAAGCGCTCATAATATTAGTTCTTGGTGCTACCCCTTTGTTAATAGCATCTTTATACTTGTTGCACCTGGAAGAAGCAAAAGCCTTGTATCTGGGAAGTAATGCTAATTTTTGGAATACTGTAATTAATGACCTTCCCGGAAGAATCATTCAATTTGAAGCTTTTAGCACCATACTTTTCTTTGCTAGTTGCGCCACACTGATAATCGCTATAGCCTTCAACCTTAAAAACTATAAGCAGATAAAATTGATATCCAACAGTACGCTCTCAATTGTTATGTTCTCAGGAGTTATAGTAGGATCCATAGCGCTACACTTAATCTTAGGAATTAACTACCCACAAGAAAGAGCAGCTTTAGCATACATCATCACCGGACTTCTGGTGTTTTTTATACTAACAGATCAATTGAACAATAAATGGCAAATTATAAGCTATTTCCCTGTCAGTATATTTGTAATTGACCTGCTGCTACACATTAACTTATCTTATATTCCTTGTTTTAAAAATCACATGTGGAGCGATCAGCATACCGAAGCCATATTAGCAATACAAAAAGAAACTGACCAACCCATCACCATATCCGCCCCAGGATATTTAGGAAGAATCTACGACCATTATGAATACAGAACCGGCATTGAGATACCGGCTTTTCAAGAAAACAATTATCCTGACTATAAGGTAGCAGACATTGTAGTAGGCGATTCTTCTATTCATCCTCCCATCAATGAATATGAAGTATTATATTCTCAACCCCAAACTACTGTAACGGTTTACCATAAAAAGAAAGAAATAGACTGGAAAAAAGTCAAAACTGTTGAACTCGATAACAATTCATCTTTTGCAAGCTCTGAACCATACATTAATATTGACACAAACAGTTTTTACAAAAGTTCTTCAAATGCACACCAAATTGAATTCAAAATATCAATTGAAAGTCCAAAAGAACCAGTTAATGCATGGATTGTTGTAGCAATGGATGATGAGGACGGAAACTTCCATCAATATGAACATATAGAATTGAACCGATTTACAAAAGACTATTCAAAACCAAAACACATTCACAAGGCTTTTTACTTCAGCCCTAATGAATTGAATTGTACATACACTTTCTCAATTTACATTTGGAACATTGACATGATTCCTTTAAAAATAGAAGTTGAGGAAATCTCTTATTATGAATCTATTTAAGCAGGTAATCTTACGGGACAATCATTCCCAAAGTATCTGTCATAAAAGCCGCAAAGACACCTGTAATACTAGCGGGACCGCTATTTGATAGATTAGAAGGCGGATTTGCCGGAGCTGGACTAAAGGCCCCTGTAAACAATGTATTGGACAATCCATAATAGTAATTATACACCTGCTCGTCCATCTCTTCCATTTCTACAAGAATGGTATCACCTGAATAAGCTTCATCAGCTATAAACTGCGCCTCATAAGTTTCACCATTTATATAAAAATCATTCCCCATGTAATATTGATTTGACTCATCACTATTGACCCAAATTCTAAGTCTGTAAAAATTTTGTTCATTTACGTTATCCGTTGAATGATAATAAACCCAATTTGAAGGTGGTGTATTAGGATCAAGGGTGTTTACTTTCACATAAATTGAATCCATAACCGGAGCTGACTTGGTAAAGGAAGAACCTGTGATTATATTCTCACCCACCGTTATTGAAATATTGTATGTAGTGTTTTCTTGCGTTACAAAAGTTGGATGAAAATATACACCTGCTTGCCCAATATCTTCAACAAAAACAAACTGATTTGCATTATCATCCGATACAACAACAGAAGCCCCAGAAACTTTCTCAAACCCATAAGGCTCGTAAATACCCGAAGTTTTTGAGAGCTTAACAAAAGAAGCCCCTTGCCTATCTTTCATTACGGCCTCAACCACTATTGCCTGATCTTGATCATCAATAGGTACTTCAATTACTTTTTCACAAGAAAAAAGAAAAGTAGCTGCAGTAAGCAGCAAAATGATTTTATGGAAATGTAAGCGTATCAATATCCACCAAATATACTCCAAAGTAACCAATAGCACCTCCTTCAATATTAGTTACCGGATTTCCGGGAGAAGGACTAAAAGGACCTGAATTTGAGTTATTGGCCAATGTAGTATAAAACTTGTAATTGGCTTCATCCATTGAATACAGCATTGTTATCAAAGTATCTCCATCCACTATATCTCCTTCTGCAAAAAATGGTTGACTGTAATTATTCCCATTAAACAGATCATCATTTATCAAATAATAATTACTGCTTTTAACGCCGTTCAAATAAGGTATGGCTCTATAGAAATTTACATTATTAGCATCATCAGTAAAATTGAAGAATGTAAAATAACTTGTATCACTTTCCTGCTGACCAAATCCACCAACCACTTCAATATACGTTAATGAATCTATAGTCACATCATTGTATGTTTCACTTCTCGCAGTATAGGTGTTTCCTCCTTCATTGACAGTTAAATTATACATAGAATTAGGAACTGCCATAAATGAATTATTTAAATATGTTCCCACTTCATTTGGATCTTCATCAAAAGTCCAAGTTGAAATTCCATCAGTAACAACTATTTGAGCACCAGAAACCTTTTCAAAATTTGATTCCTGATAAACTGAACCAGAACGAGACAATTTGATATAACTTCCATTAGGAATATTACTCAAATTGGCCTCAACTATTGTTTGAATGTCCGCATCATTTAACGGCACATCAATTACCTTTTCACAACTCGCAATGAAAAGAACAAGGGGTAATATTATAAATACTAGCTTTTTCATTAGAATTTGAAATTATATGAGATTGAAGGAACTATTTTAAACAAAGCCAATTGCACTGCTTCTGTTTGCCCTGTTTCAGCATTTTCTTCAAATGTGATTGAAAATGCATTTTCTCTAGCATACAAATTGTAGATTGAGAAATTCCAACTTGACAACCATTTTTTAGGCACCTGTTTAATTTCACCTGTTTCAGGATCTTCAATTTCTTTATACTTTTTATGATAGAAAGTCATACCTATATCAGCTCTGTGATAATCCGGCATTCTGTACCCATTTCGTTCAGAATAATAATTTACTACGTGCCCATCTATTTCATATTTTCCTGAAGGGAAAGTAACTGCATTTCCGGTATAATAAACCCAAGTAGCAGAAACTGTGAACTGATCATTAATGTTGTACATCCCAACAATTGAAATATCATGTGTTCTATCCTGTCTTGCAGGAAACCAATTGTTTGAATTGATCTCAGTAAACTTCTTTTCAGTTCTTGACAAAGTATAGCTCACCCAACCTGTAAACTTCCCTCTTCTTTTTTTCAGTAAAAACTCAACACCATAAGCTCTACCAATTCCAAACAACAACTCTCCTTCTACAGCAGGATTCAAGGTTACTTCTGCACCGTCTCTGTAATCAATAACATTTTGCATGTACTTGTAATACATCTCAGTAGAGAACTCCAATTGATTATCTAAGAAGTTTCTAAAATACCCTATTGATCCTTGATCTGATATCTGCGGTTTTATGTTTACACTTGAAGGCAACCAAATATCAGTTGGTGAAGATGCAGTTGAATTAGAGATTAGGTGCAGATATTGATAAGTTCTAGAATATCCCAATTTGATTGAACTCTTTTCATCCAACAAAAAGCTTGAAGTAAATCTAGGTGCCAATCCCCAGTACGTTCTAACTTGCTCCCATTTTCCGTAATTAGAGATATCTGTTACATTTCCTTGCTTGTCAAAAGTGATGATATCACCAGGACCTACCTGCGTAAAGTTTGAACCTCTCAAACCATAAACCAAAGTAATTCTCTTTCCTATTTTATGCTCATTTGACGCATAAGCCGCACTTTCTATTGAATAAGTTTCCTGTACATCAAATACTTCAAAACCTATTCCGTCTCCGGTTTCAATTTCTCCAGGTCTAAAAGTGTGGTGAATTACATTAGCACCAAAGCTTAATGTATTGTTATTATTAATGAACCAATCAAAGTCTTTTTTCAAGTTAAAATCTTGAATTTCTGATCCAACTTCAAATGTTTCATCATCAGCTCCGAATTTGATTTTGTAATTGTAATTACTGAAAACAAAAGACATGTTTCCGAATAATTTATCCCCATAAATATGGTTCCAGCGTAGGGTTGCAGTTGAGTTTCCCCAGTCAAATCCAAATTGATCTGCGAATCCGAATTTATCTCTACCAAAATAACCTGAAACAAACAACCTGTCCTTTTCACCTAATCGATAATTGGCTTTAGCATTTAAATCATAGAAATACAAAATTGAATTCTCTGCAGCAGGATTATCTGAAAAGGCCAAAAACAAATCGGCATAAGTACGTCTACCAGAAACAATGAATGAACCTTTATCTTTAACAATAGGTGCCTCAAGGGTTAGTTTTGAAGAGATCAAACCAATACCTCCTGACATTGAGAATTTTTTCAAGTTTCCTTCTTTCATGTGGATATCCAGAACGGACGAAAGTCTTCCTCCAAACTCAGCAGGAGCAGCTCCTTTGTAAAGCTTAATATCCTTTAAGGCATCTGAATTAAAAACAGAGAAAAATCCCAATAAATGTGAAGCATTATAAACAGGAGCTCCATCTAACAATACAAGGTTTTGATCAGCACCCCCACCTCTCACGTAAAAACCTGAATTTCCTTCACCTGCAGATTTCACACCAGGTAACAACTGGATAGTTTTTAAGGGATCTTTTTCACCAAATAAAACAGGAATATTTTCAATATCTGTCATACTAAGCTTATCTACACCCATTTCAGCTGACTTTACATTTTGATCTAACTTTTCAGCCGTCACATCCACCTTTTTCAAGGTTCTTCCAGCAGGATTCAATTCAAGATTATTCACAACATCTTTATCCAATTTGATGGCAAATGTGTCCACATCAAATCCAACAGATTTATAATATATGTGATAATCTCCTTTAGGGAGTGTAAGCGAATAAAAACCGTAGACATTTGTAATAGTTCCTGTTCCGGGTAACTCTACAACACCAATTCTAGCACCAATAATATCCTCTCCACTTGAGGCATCTTTTAAGGTTCCGCTTAAGGTATACTTTTCATCCTGCGACCATGAAATAGCTGATATAGTGCAAATCAGAGCGAAAAGTAGAATTTTGTGAGGCTTCATTTTTTAAGTTTTGTGACAATACAAACGCAGTTGCTCATCATATTGTTTGACAAAAGTGATAATTATCTATTAATTCTTTATTGACTATCTATGAAATGCTAAAATTTATCAATGAAAGGTGAATAATAATTACAACTACAATTTTTACAATCTCAATTACCTACTGTTTGATGAACACAGATGTTTAATTGATAAAAAATCATTTTTGGTTGAAGCGATTTCTGAATACTGAAATTGCTTACTAGCTTTGAATTGTGAAAACATATGTCAAACATTCATTAATAATTTGGTTAGCCCTAACATTGCTGTTATTTTGGCTTACTACTGAGAGCACTGATGTTGAGACGGCCATTGTTCGTGTTTCGTTACTTTCAGTACCACTTTTTTTTATGTTTTACATCAATTTGTTGTGGCTATCTCCCAAATTCCTCAACAATAACAACAAAAGAAGGTATTGGCTTTGGATTATTGCAATTGTCATTTTACACGTAGTTTTCTTTGGTCATGCCGATTATTTGGTAGTAAAAAGTCAAAACTGGACACTTCCTCATTTGGATGACAGACCCATTCACATGATTTATTTTGGAAGATTAATGGCATCTGTCCCTCCTTTTGTGATTAGTGCCCTTATTTGGAAATCATACTTATTGCAGAAACAAAAAGAAGAAAGTCTTGAACTGCAGTCAAAAATGGCTGAAGCAGAAAACAGAGCATTAAAAGCTCAAATCAACCCCCATTTTTTATTCAACTCAATGAATAACATTTATTCATTGTCTCAAATGAAATCTGACAAAACAGGGGATGCCATATTACAGCTCTCAGAAATATTGCGATTTGTTACATACGAAAGCGAAAAAGACAAAGTAAGTCTGGCATCAGAACTAAAACAAATCAACAACTTCATTCAGCTTCAAATGTTAAAAGATGATGACCAATCTAACCTGGACATCCACATTGAAAAAGATCCTGATCACTTACAGATAGCGCCCATGCTTTTACTCCCTTTTATTGAGAATGCTTTTAAACATTCCAACTTTGAAGACAAACAAAAGGGATGGATTAAAATTGATCTACACACAGAAGGGACACAATTAATTATGGACATTAGTAACAGTGCTACTTTGAGTCCAGGAAAAAAAGACGGCATTGGAGGCGTAGGAATGGAAAACGTGAAGAAACGACTATCTTTAATTTATTCAGGAAAATTTAAACTGAACATTAAACAAGACACAAACACTTACCAAGTTAAACTCGAATTAGATCTAAGCTGATGAAATGTGTAATTGCAGATGATGAAAAATTAGCCCGCAACCTTATAGAAAGCTATGTAGAGAAAGTTCCTTTTTTGGAATTAGTTGCTAGCTGTAAAAACGGAATTGAAGCGGGAGAAATTTTACAAAATGAGGAAGTTGATTTATTAATTACAGACATTCAAATGCCTGAGTTATTGGGAACAGACTTAGTAAAAAGCCTACAAAATCCACCCATGGTGATTTTCACCACAGCTTACGAAGATTATGCTGTAGAGGGGTTTGAGCTAAATGCGATTGATTATTTATTAAAACCTTTTGCATTTGACCGTTTTCTAGCGGCAGTAAATAAAGCAAAAGACCATTTGGATAGCCACAGTTCTGAGAAAGAAGTAAAACTTAAAAAGGACTATCTCACAATTAAGGCTGATCACAAATTATACAAGGTTCAATACAAAGACATCAAATTTATTGAAGGTCAAAGAGAATATGTTTCATTTCATATTCCTACCGGAAGGATCACTGCTTTAATGTCTCTTAAAAAACTGGAGGAGAGTTTACCATCCAGCATTTTTATTCGTTGTCATAAATCCTATATCGTAAATAAGGACAAGGTAGAAGCACTTGAAGGAAACGGATTAGTAATTGAAGAAAAGACAATTCCGATAGGTCAATCTTACAAGGAAAAGGTAGTAGAGGAAGTTTTTTAATCACTGAATAAAAGTAAGTACCCACTCTTTTGCCTCCCCTATGGTTGCAAACATTCTTGATGGTCTTGGAGGTCTCTGAATCTTTATAAAAAAGTTACCTATAATTTTATGTGCCAAGGTATTGCAAACAACTGCCGTACACAATGTGTATTTGTTTGATAGTTCAGCCGCACTCCAATCTCGTACTTCTTTGGTAACAGTTTGTCCAACACATGCCAAAAATAGTTGCGGCACAGCTTTTCCTCCTGTTAATTCCGCAGCTAATTCATTGATCTTTTTAGCCAAGGGAAGATTCAGTTCAATATCTTCATAATACTCAGAAACCAAAATACCTGGCTCTATCATATAAACCAGTACGCCTCCTAAATCATGAATATCTGAACAAACTTTATCTCTAAGTATTTCTTTTGGTGAGTGAGTCATTAATTATTTCAGGTGTTTATCCAACCAACTGTAAAATTCTCTGTGCCATATCACACCATTTTGAGGTGATAAAACCCAGTGGTTTTCATCCGGAAAAGTAATCAATTTTGAGTCAATACCTTTTAACTGTAAAACTTGAAACGCCTCCATTCCTTGGTTCAAAGGAACGCGGTAATCTCTTTCTCCGTGAAAGATCAACATTGGCGTATCCCATTTATGTGCGTTTCTGTGCGGCGAATTTTTAATGTAGTTTTCAGGAATCTTTTCTCCGTAATATGAACCTCCTATATCCTTGTTAGCAAAGAACAATTCTTCTGTTGTTCCATACCAACTTTCAAGGTTATACAATCCACAATGTGAGATAAAGGTTTTGAATCTTTTTTCATGAATTCCGGCTAAGTAATAAACCGAATAACCTCCATAAGAAGCACCAATTGCCCCAATATTACTTTCATCTATATAAGGTTCTTTTTTAATCTCATCAACTGCAGACAAATAGTCATCCATTGGTTGACCTCCCCAATCTCCTGAAATGGCATCATTCCATTCTTGCCCAAATCCAGGTAAACCTCTTCTATTTGGCGCAATAATAATGTAATCATTCGCCGCCATTAACTGAAAATTCCATCTATATGAGAAAAACTGACTCACGGTAGACTGTGGCCCTCCCTGACAATAAAGCAATGCAGGATATTTTTTTGTCTCATCAAAATCAGGAGGAAATATCACCCAAACTAACTCTTTCTTATTATCGGTTGTAGCTACCCATCTTTTCTCAACTTTTCCAATTTTTAATTTGTCATAAATTTCCTTATTGGCATCAGTCAATTGCGTTTCTTTACCTGATTTGATATCATACATGTACAAATCTGTAGGGTGATTCATTGATTGTTTTCCGGCAACAATTTTATCTCCAACCACCTCAAATGAAGTAATGTTGTGAATTCCATCCGTCACCTGTCTGCTTTTCATTGACTTTATGTGATACTCGTATACTTGATAGGTTGCCTCTGTAGATGATCTGTAATAGATATAGTCAGATTTTGGTCCCCATGCAAAAGCAGAAACCGTTATATCCATATCTTTTGTCAAGTTGGTTGTTTCACCTGATTCTAAATCCATTTCAATAATGTCATTTTTATCAGCTTCAAATCCATCTTCCTTCATTTGCAACCAGGCCAACTTTCTTCCGTCAGGAGAAAAAATCGGCGAATTATCATACCCTTTATTATCAGGAGTTAGATTGATAGTTTTTCCTGAAATAATATCGTATTGGTACAAATCAGAATTGGTACTAACTGCATAATCCCTACCTACTTTCTTTTTGCACACATAAACAATCTTTTTTGAATCCGGTGAAAAAGTAATCTCTTCCATTCCTCCAAAAGGCATTAAAGGCGAATCAAAATCTTCTCCTTCCATGATATCAATTCCGGCATCACTTACTTTTCCTTCTACAATGTCAGCTACAAAAATGTGCGATCTCAACCCATCTTCCCATGAACCCCAGTGTCTATACATTAAATTGTCATAAATTCGAACATCAGATTTATCCATATCAGGATGATATTCGCTTCCGCTCACTTTATTCATTTTAACATCAGCAATGTACAACAAGCGCTTTCCGTCTGGTGAAATTTTAAATCCATTCATTCCTCCTTTAACAAAAGAAACTTGCTTAACATCTTTACCATACCAGCTCATCTCAAAAACATTCATCCCTTCATCTGCAGCAGCCAAATAGTAAATTTTCTGTCCGTCATTTGACCATAAAGCATTAGCTTCTGTAGCCGCAGAATGGGTAATTTGCTTAGCTGGTAATCCCAATTCACCAACAAATAAATCTGAACTTGATTTGTTATTTTTCAAATCGTACTTTCTGATACTGTACATCAACTTTTTTCCATCCGGCGAAACTTGTGGACCTCCAACTCGTTTCAAATCCCACAACAACTCAGGAGTCATTCTATCCTGGGCAAAAGTTAGCGATACAAAAATCACTGCTAGTAAAGTGAACAGATTTC
It contains:
- the rsmH gene encoding 16S rRNA (cytosine(1402)-N(4))-methyltransferase RsmH, translated to MLNSEYHVPVLFNESIESLDIKSDSVVVDVTFGGGGHSKEILKSLGNEGVLVAFDQDEDAIQNVVDDSRLIFVEANFRFLYNFIKFYDLLGVDGILADLGVSSHQFDVGERGFSIRENGALDMRMNQESRLTAAKVVNDYPEAELYRIFNAYADLKNVKRVVTTIVSERKKNKVETTGELVKMLENLVPPKKKNQFLAQVFQAIRIEVNDEMGALMEMLEQSVKVLKPGGKLVVISYHSIEDRLVKNFIRAGNFEGKVETDVFGVANVPLKAITKKPIIPTAEEIERNPRSRSAKLRVAVRT
- the mraZ gene encoding division/cell wall cluster transcriptional repressor MraZ, with translation MAGLVGEYECKLDAKGRFLFPAGLRKQLEPSAQENFMVNKGFENCLTLYPMNEWEKVTARLAKLNLFKEKNRRFYRLFHQGAKQLTLDNAGRILIPTALMERIGLKKEVMLTAYNDRIEIWDRAEYMAMMDENMADFSDLADEVMGDIGDEDVE
- a CDS encoding ArnT family glycosyltransferase, which encodes MPKTFNDHISKKHDWLLISIGVIVFIYIILRAIIVPLHYDELLNYFLYVETGDFQPFLSVPDANNHLISTGLNHLTFLIFGKSIHLMRASSVLAFVLYFIYLYKFSIHFKSKNVHRAFVITLGSGAFIISFFSIARGYALSLACIIPAIYYLFNHIKSPSWKTATGISLFSSLALWSNLSFFFFVFILLGCSLAISLLKIDKIRLKGFLTQALIILVLGATPLLIASLYLLHLEEAKALYLGSNANFWNTVINDLPGRIIQFEAFSTILFFASCATLIIAIAFNLKNYKQIKLISNSTLSIVMFSGVIVGSIALHLILGINYPQERAALAYIITGLLVFFILTDQLNNKWQIISYFPVSIFVIDLLLHINLSYIPCFKNHMWSDQHTEAILAIQKETDQPITISAPGYLGRIYDHYEYRTGIEIPAFQENNYPDYKVADIVVGDSSIHPPINEYEVLYSQPQTTVTVYHKKKEIDWKKVKTVELDNNSSFASSEPYINIDTNSFYKSSSNAHQIEFKISIESPKEPVNAWIVVAMDDEDGNFHQYEHIELNRFTKDYSKPKHIHKAFYFSPNELNCTYTFSIYIWNIDMIPLKIEVEEISYYESI
- a CDS encoding DUF4249 domain-containing protein, yielding MLLTAATFLFSCEKVIEVPIDDQDQAIVVEAVMKDRQGASFVKLSKTSGIYEPYGFEKVSGASVVVSDDNANQFVFVEDIGQAGVYFHPTFVTQENTTYNISITVGENIITGSSFTKSAPVMDSIYVKVNTLDPNTPPSNWVYYHSTDNVNEQNFYRLRIWVNSDESNQYYMGNDFYINGETYEAQFIADEAYSGDTILVEMEEMDEQVYNYYYGLSNTLFTGAFSPAPANPPSNLSNSGPASITGVFAAFMTDTLGMIVP
- a CDS encoding DUF4249 domain-containing protein; this translates as MKKLVFIILPLVLFIASCEKVIDVPLNDADIQTIVEANLSNIPNGSYIKLSRSGSVYQESNFEKVSGAQIVVTDGISTWTFDEDPNEVGTYLNNSFMAVPNSMYNLTVNEGGNTYTARSETYNDVTIDSLTYIEVVGGFGQQESDTSYFTFFNFTDDANNVNFYRAIPYLNGVKSSNYYLINDDLFNGNNYSQPFFAEGDIVDGDTLITMLYSMDEANYKFYTTLANNSNSGPFSPSPGNPVTNIEGGAIGYFGVYLVDIDTLTFP
- a CDS encoding TonB-dependent receptor → MKPHKILLFALICTISAISWSQDEKYTLSGTLKDASSGEDIIGARIGVVELPGTGTITNVYGFYSLTLPKGDYHIYYKSVGFDVDTFAIKLDKDVVNNLELNPAGRTLKKVDVTAEKLDQNVKSAEMGVDKLSMTDIENIPVLFGEKDPLKTIQLLPGVKSAGEGNSGFYVRGGGADQNLVLLDGAPVYNASHLLGFFSVFNSDALKDIKLYKGAAPAEFGGRLSSVLDIHMKEGNLKKFSMSGGIGLISSKLTLEAPIVKDKGSFIVSGRRTYADLFLAFSDNPAAENSILYFYDLNAKANYRLGEKDRLFVSGYFGRDKFGFADQFGFDWGNSTATLRWNHIYGDKLFGNMSFVFSNYNYKIKFGADDETFEVGSEIQDFNLKKDFDWFINNNNTLSFGANVIHHTFRPGEIETGDGIGFEVFDVQETYSIESAAYASNEHKIGKRITLVYGLRGSNFTQVGPGDIITFDKQGNVTDISNYGKWEQVRTYWGLAPRFTSSFLLDEKSSIKLGYSRTYQYLHLISNSTASSPTDIWLPSSVNIKPQISDQGSIGYFRNFLDNQLEFSTEMYYKYMQNVIDYRDGAEVTLNPAVEGELLFGIGRAYGVEFLLKKRRGKFTGWVSYTLSRTEKKFTEINSNNWFPARQDRTHDISIVGMYNINDQFTVSATWVYYTGNAVTFPSGKYEIDGHVVNYYSERNGYRMPDYHRADIGMTFYHKKYKEIEDPETGEIKQVPKKWLSSWNFSIYNLYARENAFSITFEENAETGQTEAVQLALFKIVPSISYNFKF
- a CDS encoding sensor histidine kinase yields the protein MKTYVKHSLIIWLALTLLLFWLTTESTDVETAIVRVSLLSVPLFFMFYINLLWLSPKFLNNNNKRRYWLWIIAIVILHVVFFGHADYLVVKSQNWTLPHLDDRPIHMIYFGRLMASVPPFVISALIWKSYLLQKQKEESLELQSKMAEAENRALKAQINPHFLFNSMNNIYSLSQMKSDKTGDAILQLSEILRFVTYESEKDKVSLASELKQINNFIQLQMLKDDDQSNLDIHIEKDPDHLQIAPMLLLPFIENAFKHSNFEDKQKGWIKIDLHTEGTQLIMDISNSATLSPGKKDGIGGVGMENVKKRLSLIYSGKFKLNIKQDTNTYQVKLELDLS
- a CDS encoding LytR/AlgR family response regulator transcription factor; translation: MKCVIADDEKLARNLIESYVEKVPFLELVASCKNGIEAGEILQNEEVDLLITDIQMPELLGTDLVKSLQNPPMVIFTTAYEDYAVEGFELNAIDYLLKPFAFDRFLAAVNKAKDHLDSHSSEKEVKLKKDYLTIKADHKLYKVQYKDIKFIEGQREYVSFHIPTGRITALMSLKKLEESLPSSIFIRCHKSYIVNKDKVEALEGNGLVIEEKTIPIGQSYKEKVVEEVF